CGGGCCAACCAGGCAAACCAGGCCAACCAGGAACACCAGGACAACCAGGCAAACCCGGCCAGCCAGGCTACCCAGGAGGACCAGGACAACCTACACAGCCCGGATACCCAGGTCAACCAGGACAGCCAGGATACCCAGGTCAACCAGGTACACCAGGACAACCAGGCCAACCAGGCCAACCAGGAACACCGGGCCAACCAGGCCAACCAGGCACACCAGGCGAACCAGGCAAACCCGGCCAGCCAGGCTACCCAGGAGGACCAGGACAACCTACACAGCCCGGATACCCAGGAGGACCAGGACAACCTACACAGCCCGGATACCCAGGTCAACCAGGACAGCCAGGATACCCAGGTCAACCAGGTACACCGGGACAACCAGGCCAACCAGGAATACCGGGCCAACCAGGAACACCAGGCGAACCCGGCCAGCCCGGCTACCCAGGAGGACCAGGACAACCTACACAGCCCGGCTACCCAGGTCAACCAGGACAGCCAGGATACCCAGGTCAACCAGGACAGCCCGGCTACCCAGGAGGACCAGGACAACCTATACAGCCCGGATACCCAGGTCAACCAGGACAGCCAGGATACCCAGGTCAACCTGGTACACCAGGACAAACAGGCCAACCAGGTACACCGGGCCAACCAGGCAAACCAGGCCAACCAGGAACACCAGGCGAACCAGGCAAACCCGGCCAGCCCGGCTACCCAGGAGGACCAGGACAACCTACACAGCCCGGATACCCAGGTCAACCAGGACAGCCAGGATACCCAGGTCAACCAGGACAGCCAGGATACCCAGGTCAACCAGGCCAACCAGGCAAACCCGGCCAGCCAGGCTACCCAGGAGGACCAGGACAACCTACACAGCCCGGATACCCAGGTCAACCAGGACAGCCAGGATACCCAGGTCAACCAGGTACACCAGGACAACCAGGCCAACCAGGCCAACCAGGAACACCGGGCCAACCAGGCCAACCAGGAATACCGGGCCAACCAGGAACACCAGGCGAACCCGGCCAGCCCGGCTACCCAGGAGGACCAGGACAACCTACACAGCCCGGCTACCCAGGTCAACCAGGACAGCCAGGATACCCAGGTCAACCAGGACAGCCAGGATACCCAGGTCAACCAGGTACACCAGGACAACCAGGCCAACCAGGAACACCGGGCCAACCAGGCAAACCAGGCCAACCAGGAACACCAGGACAACCAGGCAAACCCAGCCAGCCAGGCTACCCAGGAGGACCAGGACAACCTACACAGCCCGGCTACCCAGGAGGACCAGGACAACCTATACAGCCCGGATACCCAGGTCAACCAGGACAGCCAGGATACCCAGGTCAACCTGGTACACCAGGACAACCAGGCCAACCAGGTACACCGGGCCAACCAGGCAAACCAGGCCAACCAGGAACACCAGGCGAACCAGGCAAACCCGGCCAGCCCGGCTACCCAGGAGGACCAGGACAACCTACACAGCCCGGCTACCCAGGTCAACCAGGGCAGCCCGGCTACCCAGGTCAACCAGGGCAGCCAGGATACCCAGGTCAACCAGGAACACCGGGCCAACCAGGCAAACCAGGCCAACCAGGAACACCAGGACAACCAGGCAAACCCGGCCAGCCAGGCTACCCAGGAGGACCAGGACAACCTACACAGCCCGGATACCCAGGTCAACCAGGACAGCCAGGATACCCAGGTCAACCAGGACAGCCAGGATACCCAGGTCAACCAGGACAGCCAGGATACCCAGGTCAACCAGGTACACCAGGACAACCAGGCCAACCAGGAACACCGGGCCAACCAGGCAAACCAGGCCAACCAGGAACACCAGGACAACCAGGCAAACCCAGCCAGCCAGGCTACCCAGGAGGACCAGGACAACCTACACAGCCCGGCTACCCAGGAGGACCAGGACAACCTATACAGCCCGGATACCCAGGTCAACCAGGACAGCCAGGATACCCAGGTCAACCTGGTACACCAGGACAACCAGGCCAACCAGGTACACCGGGCCAACCAGGCAAACCAGGCCAACCAGGAACACCAGGCGAACCAGGCAAACCCGGCCAGCCCGGCTACCCAGGAGGACCAGGACAACCTACACAGCCCGGCTACCCAGGTCAACCAGGGCAGCCCGGCTACCCAGGTCAACCAGGGCAGCCAGGATACCCAGGTCAACCAGGAACACCGGGCCAACCAGGCAAACCAGGCCAACCAGGAACACCAGGACAACCAGGCAAACCCGGCCAGCCAGGCTACCCAGGAGGACCAGGACAACCTACACAGCCCGGATACCCAGGTCAACCAGGACAGCCAGGATACCCAGGTCAACCAGGTACACCAGGACAACCAGGCCAACCAGGCCAACCAGGAACACCGGGCCAACCAGGCCAACCAGGAATACCGGGCCAACCAGGAACACCAGGCGAACCCGGCCAGCCCGGCTACCCAGGAGGACCAGGACAACCTACACAGCCCGGCTACCCAGGTCAACCAGGACAGCCAGGATACCCAGGTCAACCAGGTACACCAGGACAACCAGGCCAACCAGGAACACCGGGCCAACCAGGCAAACCAGGCCAACCAGGAACACCAGGACAACCAGGCAAACCCAGCCAGCCAGGCTACCCAGGAGGACCAGGACAACCTACACAGCCCGGCTACCCAGGAGGACCAGGACAACCTATACAGCCCGGATACCCAGGAGGACCAGGACAGCCAGGATACCCAGGTCAACCTGGTACACCAGGACAACCAGGCCAACCAGGTACACCGGGCCAACCAGGCAAACCAGGCCAACCAGGAACACCAGGCGAACCAGGCAAACCCGGCCAGCCCGGCTACCCAGGAGGACCAGGACAACCTACACAGCCCGGCTACCCAGGTCAACCAGGGCAGCCAGGATACCCAGGTCAACCAGGTACACCAGGACAACCAGGCCAACCAGGAACACCGGGCCAACCAGGCAAACCAGGCCAACCAGGAACACCAGGCGAACCAGGCAAACCCGGCCAGCCAGGCTACCCAGGAGGACCAGGACAACCTACACAGCCCGGCTACCCAGGTCAACCAGGGCAGCCAGGATACCCAGGTCAACCAGGTACACCAGGCCAACCAGGAACACCGGGCCAACCAGGCCAACCAGGAACACCAGGCGAACCAGGCAAACCCGGCCAGCCAGGCTACCCAGGAGGACCAGGACAACCTACACAGCCCGGATACCCAGGTCAACCTGGACAGCCAGGATACCCAGGTCAACCAGGTACACCAGGACAACCAGGCCAACCAGGAACACCGGGCCAACCAGGCAAACCAGGCCAACCAGGAACACCAGGCGAACCAGGCAAACCCGGCCAGCCAGGCTACCCAGGAGGACCAGGACAACCTACACAGCCCGGATACCCAGGTCAACCAGGACAACCCGGATACCCAGGACAACCAGGACAGCCAGGATACCCAGGTCAACCAGGTACACCGGGCCAACCAGGCAAACCAGGCCAACCAGGAACACCAGGCGAACCAGGCCAACCAGGCAAACCAGGCCAACCAGGAACACCAGGCGAATCAGGCAAACCCGGCCAGCCCGGCTACCCAGGAGGACCAGGACAACCTACACAGCCAGTATATCCAGGACAACAAGGACAGCAAGGTCAACCCGGTTCACAAGGACAACCAGAATACCCAGGACAACAAGGACAACTTACTGATCAAAAACCCGGTGTAAATGGTGTGTATATTCTTTTTGATAATTATAGTTAATCAAACCACCATCACTAAAAGTTTTATATGGTTTGTACGGCCTGTTAGCAAAGACAAGTAGGATCAAGGATGTAACAATTTTCACTCAATCGCAGACCACTGAACAAGAGCTAAATTCTTCTCTAATTTTCGCAACCAGTAGAATCACTCCACCTTCGGCTGCTGCTATTCTATGAAAATTTAACTCATAAGGGCGGTAAATTGGAGATAATTTATACGGAAGTTTGCTATTTGTAAAATTAGAAATAGGATAATTGATACTTAGGtctctttttataaatagatagtaACCGTAAAATGCTTGCACGAACAAAGGGTAGAAAAGAAGCAGACTGAGTGACTTAATACgacatttatgaaaattaaatgcaaagTCCTATGGTGTCGTATACATGTTGCCGTTGGAAAACTTAATCGAGCACTACGCTAGTAGTAGGCTAGTCTAGAAAAGTCATCGTAGTCgtcttttctttattatttttaatttaaccgattttttatcattgttgCAGGAGATAATACTATGGGACAACCTTCTGGAACTGGAGTACAACCTCCCGTCTATCCTCCATCAAGTCAAATGCCACCGTTCCCGATATACGTCATACCTTACCCCTTACCAATTGTGCCAAGCCCTGGATCATGCCCTTGTTACCTTTTAAATCCGGGCAATAATGACTCAAATACTGTGTCACAGTCTCAAAATAATCAGAATAGCAACCAAGCTTACACTCCTTATGGAATAATAGGTTTTATTCCAGTAGTTTTTGTACCCAATTGCCCAGGAAATAACACTGAAATGCAAACGGCGCAACAGAACTTCCCCAATGCAGTATCAGTTCCATACAACTGTGCTCAATGCCAAGCAAGCAGAGATGTGTATCGATACTTTGGAAGACTAAATGGTGGGCGTAGTGTAGATCTTAATGATTTGAAGGAAATTAAATCATTGACAGAACTTGAAAATCTAttgaaaaatgaaatcaaaCCACCCCGAAGAAGCCTTAAGAGGATAGCCGTTCATGCCAGAGTGCTCGATGAAGTAACAAATGACAAGAAGGTGAAAAAACACGTGAAAAATCACACATAAATGCTTAGATTTAtggttagtaaaattttaaataaggttaAGAGTTATTTTGAGGTCGACCGACAATATCTTGGacgatttcaaaatattttacaaatttaatatttattttctgataAGTTCAGAAAAGAAAGatgattttaaattcaaaatatcatcaTTAAATATGACcagtatgtaatatttacaaatgtaatttGTACTTGACTtgaataaatttcttttttatattttaatacatagttTTTTACAATTTGTGGCATAAACAAGGTCAATTGTTTAGATttaagagtaaataaataaatatatctataatttattcatcGTCTTTTTATTTCCCGTCTTTCTCTATTTGTTGAACAATGCAAAGCAACAACATTCACATGATTAAAATTAAGGACAATCCAAAATGTGTATAATTATGACTCGATAATGTTATAATACGACATTTGACATTACCAGATAGGTATTATAAATTAGGAgttaaacgaaattaaaatctaacgttagtttaaaatacaatttttttttcttcgttgactttaatataaaaatattgcattatgttaaaataaacttaaaaagtaGAGGTGTCCTAGGACACCCCATTTGGATCGTACTTACATtcgctttatattatgtattgaatgttattaacaatgaaataaattaacaacgtttgagaataataaaatgacaagaaataatattgttatgttaaatCCCGCGTGAATCAAaacgataacaaaaaataagtaaagaagAAAAACAGATATTGAGAGTGAAAGTTCGCTTGGAGGGACATAACgcattttccttacgtgacggtttctgccagttcactctactgtaagccgcttaAAATAACTTCATTACAAAAtgcacattttaatatatatttcaaaattaatggaGACACATTCGAAATTTACTTTCTACGAGTGCTTTTCAATGAGTATAAGGTAgcacgtataaaaaataattacagcgttataatataatatattttattaatattactggtTTATCCGTAaccatatattatacatatatatggttTATTCTTCTACGGACTCAGTTATCTCTAAAAAAATgatgttaatattcatttaaaactacTCTGCCTTAAAAGCAATTTATAATGAGGAGATTAAAGTATGTGTTTTGACAATTTTAGATATGATTAATACAATCCTTAGCACTGATGACCGTGACTTAAATATGTCGTTGCAGGTCACTGCAAGGCCTTTGTTGTATTCTTACGAAGACAAAAAGCACACATACTTACAGTTTTGGAATAGTGAGGACATTATGGAACATAATTCCTTTTAAagcatttatatgtataaaataatagtacaccgaatttgactttaaaaaaattaagtgcaaTCGTTTTACTAACAAAACACATTTGTCttgttaatgtgtaatatataattacgagtATGGTATAATAACTATCTTAGTATAGTTTCTTATATACATGCTAATGAACG
The window above is part of the Vanessa tameamea isolate UH-Manoa-2023 chromosome 6, ilVanTame1 primary haplotype, whole genome shotgun sequence genome. Proteins encoded here:
- the LOC113393298 gene encoding collagen alpha-1(III) chain-like isoform X5 translates to MAPGILFYLLASLVITKASEDAAATRALIQADAQEARAYGNYGDNQKEIVVDIEDEEKKQYYETNYDTNAYGFGYDVGPNGQFHHENRGPDGVTYGCYGYVDPDGYLRATHYVADSHGYRVVEPEKPVEVYPDANHEYDENSMEPSKIPGQIVPWNKLYLPSGCGRTPGGIPPKPLPKPKPKPKPPSPAPDSASQTSNPKPDVVYPGQGGYYPGTAGTPGSPGSPGSQGTPGSPGGPGGPGGQGGYYPGSGNGPNGPNGPYGPNGPNGPYGPNGPNGPNGPSGPGNGGYYPGTPGTPGSPGSPGGPGGPGGPGGPGGPGSHGSGGGYYPGSAGPGGPSGPSGPGGQGLPTQPGYPGQPGTPGQPGQPGTPGQPGKPGQPGTPGQPGKPGQPGYPGGPGQPTQPGYPGGPGQPTQPGYPSQPGHPGYPGQPGQPGTPGQPGTAGQPGQPGTPGEPGKPGQPGYPGGPGQPTQPGYPGQPGQPGYPGQPGQPGYPGQPGTPGQPGKPGQPGTPGEPGQPGKPGQPGYPGGPGQPTQPGYPGGPGQHTQPGYPGQPGQPGYPGQPGTPGQPGKPGQPGTPGEPGKPGQPGYPGGPGQPTQPGYPGQPGQPGYPGQPGQPGTPGQPGKPGQPGTPGKPGKPGQPGYPGGPGQPTQPGYPGQPGQPGYPGQPGTPGQPGQPGQPGTPGEPAQPGQPGYPGGPGQPTQPGYPGGPGQPTQPGYPGQPGQPGYPGQPGQPGTPGQPGKPGQPGTPGEPSKPGQPGYPGGPGQPTQPGYPGGPGQPTQPGYPGQPGQPGYPGQPGQPGYPGQPGQPGTPGQPGKPGQPGTPGQPGKPGQPGYPGGPGQPTQPGYPGQPGQPGYPGQPGTPGQPGQPGQPGTPGQPGQPGTPGEPGKPGQPGYPGGPGQPTQPGYPGGPGQPTQPGYPGQPGQPGYPGQPGTPGQPGQPGIPGQPGTPGEPGQPGYPGGPGQPTQPGYPGQPGQPGYPGQPGTPGQPGKPGQPGTPGEPGKPGQPGYPGGPGQPTQPGYPGQPGQPGYPGQPGQPGYPGQPGTPGQPGQPGQPGTPGQPGQPGIPGQPGTPGEPGQPGYPGGPGQPTQPGYPGQPGQPGYPGQPGQPGYPGQPGTPGQPGQPGTPGQPGKPGQPGTPGQPGKPSQPGYPGGPGQPTQPGYPGGPGQPIQPGYPGQPGQPGYPGQPGTPGQPGQPGQPGTPGQPGKPGQPGTPGQPGKPGQPGYPGGPGQPTQPGYPGQPGQPGYPGQPGQPGYPGQPGQPGYPGQPGTPGQPGQPGTPGQPGKPGQPGTPGQPGKPSQPGYPGGPGQPTQPGYPGGPGQPIQPGYPGQPGQPGYPGQPGTPGQPGQPGTPGQPGKPGQPGTPGEPGKPGQPGYPGGPGQPTQPGYPGGPGQPTQPGYPGQPGQPGYPGQPGTPGQPGQPGQPGTPGQPGQPGIPGQPGTPGEPGQPGYPGGPGQPTQPGYPGQPGQPGYPGQPGQPGTPGQPGKPGQPGTPGEPGKPGQPGYPGGPGQPTQPGYPGGPGQPTQPGYPGQPGQPGYPGQPGQPGYPGQPGTPGQPGKPGQPGTPGEPGQPGKPGQPGTPGESGKPGQPGYPGGPGQPTQPVYPGQQGQQGQPGSQGQPEYPGQQGQLTDQKPGVNGDNTMGQPSGTGVQPPVYPPSSQMPPFPIYVIPYPLPIVPSPGSCPCYLLNPGNNDSNTVSQSQNNQNSNQAYTPYGIIGFIPVVFVPNCPGNNTEMQTAQQNFPNAVSVPYNCAQCQASRDVYRYFGRLNGGRSVDLNDLKEIKSLTELENLLKNEIKPPRRSLKRIAVHARVLDEVTNDKKVKKHVKNHT
- the LOC135193311 gene encoding putative cuticle collagen 155 produces the protein PGQPGYPGQPGTPGQPGQPGTPGQPGKPGQPGTPGEPGKPGQPGYPGGPGQPTQPGYPGQPGQPGYPGQPGTPGEPGKPGQPGYPGGPGQPTQPGYPGQPGQPGYPGQPGTPGQPGQPGTPGQPGKPGQPGTPGEPGKPGQPGY